The Changchengzhania lutea genomic sequence TTTAGAATTGTATTTAAAAAACTCGCCACCCCAAATATTGCCATCGTCTCCAAATCCTGTTCCATCCCAAACAACACCCAGAACATTATCATCTTCGAATAAATTATACTCACCAAGCACAGCGGCAAAATGCGCTTTATGATGCTGTACCTGATAAAGCTTCGTTTTCCAGTTTTTAGATAGTTCTATTCCGTGTTGAGTACTCTGATAATTAGGATGCTTATCTACTAATATCACTTCTGGTTTTTGTTCAAAAATGTTTATAAATGCGTTAATCTCTTTCACAAACCTATTGTAAACGTCACAGTTTTCAAGGTTACCTACATACTGTCCAACATATAGATGCTCATTGGGACAGAAGGCTATACTATTTTTTAAATCTGATCCTAATGCTAATATTTTTTCATTCGATTTAATCTCAATATCCAAATAATTTGGGGCATATCCGCGGGAACGCCTAAAGAGACATTCTAAACTATATTTATTGCTAATTTTTAATACTGAATCGTCTTGAGGATGTCTAATTTCGAGGTTATGATGTAAAAAATAATCTGCAACATTCTTTAGTTTAACCTCAACATCCTTTTTATGACTAATAATTGGAGAGCCATGAATATTGCCACTGGTAGCGACAATAGGGAAGTCCAATTGGTTGGCTAGTAATTGTAAGATTCCGGTATATGGTAACATGACCCCAAGTTGGTTTAACCCTGGAGCAACTGCTTGAAGCGCAATATTTCCTTTATAGTTTGATACAGATATAATTGTAATTGGTCGTTCGGTTGATGTTAGCGCTTTTATTGCTTTTGGTTTTAGCTTTATTTCTTTTTTTAAAAGGGCTAGTGAAGGATAAAGTACCGCAAATGGCTTATTAGGTCTATTCTTTAATTTTCTTAGTTTCTTAACAACAAAATCATCTTCGGCATTACAACATAATAAGTAACCACTTGTGTTTTTAATCGCTATTATTTTTCCTTCTGAAAGTAGTTTTGAAATAGTAAAAAATATATTATTTGATTTTATCTTTCCCCCATTATTATCAATAAATTCAAAAGTTATTCCACATTCATGGCACGTATTGTTTTGTGAATGGAACCTTCTGTTTGCAGGATTCATGTACTCTTCGTTACATGATTTACACATGGGAAAATCATCAATGCTTGTATGTGGGCGTTCAAACGGAAACGTTTTGGTAATTGACCAACGCGGGCCACAATTGACACAAGTTGTAAAAGCGTACTTGTACCTTCTGTTTTTAATATCGGCTATTTCTTTTTGACAATCTTCACAAATCGCAAAATCTGGAGTTAAAGGTAAGTTTACTTGACCATCTTTACTTGATGGAATAATTTGAAAACCAGTAAATTCTTGGATAGGCACTTCTTCCATAGTTTTTGAATTAATTTTAGAAACTGGAGGTGGTTTATTTATTAATTCATTATAAAAACCCCTAACATTTTGAAGCTCTCCAGTGATATAAATAATAACGCCATCTTCGTTATTTGAAACCGTTCCAGCTAATGAAAAAATTTTTGCCAGATTATATACATAGGGTCTAAATCCAACACCTTGAACTTGGCCAGAAACTATTATTTTATAAGTTTTTGCCATTTAAAAACCTTTTAAAATGTAGAATTAGGATTTTTTGTTATGTAATTCTTTACACAAGCTTAGGATGTTGGTAATAAGCATAGGCAGAGCCTCTTTTACCTTTACATTTAGGTCTATCGTCATTGGATTAATCTGCTCCACAGAAACTGTAAACAAATGAATATCGGGTACATGTTCCATTAAATAAACAGCTTCAATCATGTCTTTTAAGCCAACATCATGTACACTCAATGCCTTTGGGAAATCTGCTGCAAATTTTGGTCGAAGTTTGGTAATTGTACCTTCTGGTTTACCATCCATAGTGGCGTCAACAAAAATGATGGTTTTATATGCTTCAAAACAGTTTAAGAGCAAAAATCCGCCAGTGCCACCATCAAGAATATCAACATACTCGGGTAAATCTAATTTTGACATTTCCTGCATGGTATGAACGCCGATGCCCTCATCTCCCATCAAATAATTCCCGACTCCTAAGACAAGAATGGAATTTGACTTGTCCTTCTCAAAAAAATAGGCATCACTACTAATGGCAACAGGCGTTCTTTCCTTCATTTTCTTTGTTCAATTTAAAAACAAATTCATCCAAAATGTGTGCAACACGTAATGAATGAATTTTCTTTTCTTTATATTATCCTGTATCTTACAGCGTATCTATATCCTTTACCTTGTCTTCTTCTCTCAGTCTATCTTCACGCACAAATTTATAGCCACCAACCATAGATGAAACTTCACCACGCCCTTCTAACCAATCGTGATACATAACGAGATACACATGAACCATAGCAAAGAATATAAACAGCCACATACACACATGGTGAATTGTTCTAACTAAATAGTCCCCTCCAAAAAATGGGACGACCCATTTAAAAGATTTCGGCAACCACCAGCTAGACATGTCAGCATATAAACCAAAACCGGTAATTATCATTAGTATTGCTATAAAGAACATAGCGATATACGATATTTTTGCAATACTGTTGTGACCAATACTAATTTTAGTTACATCTTCAACTTTTTCATTTTGTAAAAATATATCCATTTTTAGTACGTGTGAAAAATTTCTCCAAAACGCTTTTCTAAAAGGCCAAAATGCTCTCCAACTTGCAAATCTATTCCCAACAAATAGCCAATAAATACGCATTATCATTACAAATAAAAACACATAAGCCGAAACAAAATGTATAAACCTTACATACCCAAAGTAATGTGTATTAGTTGCTTCTTGGCTTGATGATATTATTGCAGGAGGATCAGCAATTATAAAACCTGTTATAGTTAATACGATCACTGCAAACACATTAAGCCAATGAAATATGCGAACTGGAAGTTCCCATACCATGACACGTTTAAAATTATAGGTTTTCATAATTTAAAATTTAAACATCACAACTAGATATATTCTGAACTTGAGAAATATGTTTACCGTGTTCGTCATATAAATGTACCGCACATGCTAAACAAGGGTCAAACGAATGAATAGTTCTTATAATTTCCAACGGTAATTCTGGGTCTTCAACAGGAGTTCCTATAAGCGCAGATTCATAGGCTGAACGTTGTCCTTTAGGATCTCTGGGAGAGGCATTCCAAGTACTTGGCACTACCAGTTGGTAATTCTCTGTTTTACCTTCCTTTATTTTAATCCAATGTGCTAGTGCCCCTCTTGGTGCTTCCATAAATCCAACACCTTTAGCTTCATCTGGCCAAGAAGAAGGCTCCCAATTTTCTGTGTTTGCCATTCTTTCATCACCGTTCTTGATATTATTTATTAAAGTATCGTAGAATTCTTGCGTCCAATTAGCCACTAGTTGAGATTCAATTCCTCTAGCCGCTGTTCTACCTAAAGTCGAGAACAAAGCATCAACAGGAACGTCTAAATGTGCTAAGGCCGCATTTACTGCTTCTTGAATTTCTTTATTTCCTCTTCCGTAACCAACCAATAATCTAGCAAGTGGACCAACTTCCATTGGTAGGCCTTTCCAACGGGGCGTTTTAATAAAACTATACTTTTCTTCCACGTTTAAGAAATCATAAGGTGGTTTTGGCCCTGAGTACTTAATTTTAGTTTCCCCTTCCCATGGATGTCTTCCTTTATCTTGGCCTTCTGCATAGTTTTCATACCAAGAATTGTTTACAAACTCTTCTATTTGGTCCCCTCTATGGTCTACATCATGAACTTTAGATAGGTCTCTATTCAAAATGACACCTTGAGGGAATTTAAAGCTAGACATATCTGAATATCCATTGGTTGGGAAATCTCCATAAGACATGTAATTACCAAACCCTTTGCCTATGGCTCCCCAATCTTTATAGAATGATGCTATAGCTAATAAATCAGGAATATAAACTTGATCTATAAATTGTTTTCCTTCTTTAATTAGCTTGCCAACCATCGCTAAACGTTCTGCATTTATGCCTCCAGGGTTTTCTGTATTTATTGCACATGCCATACCTCCAACTAAGTAATTTGGATGTGGGTTTTTACCACCAAAAATAGTATGAACTTTTACAATTTCTTTTTGCCATTCCAGTGCTTCAAGATAATGGGCAACAGCCAATAGGTTTACTTCTGGAGGTAATTTCATTTGCTTGTGTCCCCAATATCCATTAGCGAAAATGCCTAGTTGTCCGCTTTCAACAAATTTTGTAATTCGCTTTTTTATATCAGAAAAATAACCCGGTGAACTTTTTGGCCAACTGGATATGCTCTGAGCAATTTCAGATGTTTTCTTCGGATCTGCCTTAAGCGCATTAACAACATCCACCCAATCTAAGGCATGTAGATGATAAAAATGAACCACATGATCGTGCATGTACAATGTACCTGCCATAATATTTCTTACCATTTCAGCATTTGGAGGAACCTGAATTTCTAAGGCATCTTCAACAGATCTTACAGATGCCAATGCATGCACGGTAGTACAAACACCACAAGTTCGTTGAACAAATGCCCAAACATCTCTAGGATCTCTGCCTTTTACAATTTCTTCAATGCCTCTAACCATTGTACTCGAACTAAAGGCATCAACAATTTTGCCGTCTTTTATTTCTGCTTCTATTCTTAAGTGACCCTCGATGCGCGTTATGGGATCAACAACTATTCTATTTGCCATTGTTCTATGATTTAAGACTCAATATGTGCTTCGTTAGACTTTCCTCTTTTTATACGACTCGCCACTTCTTTTCGTTTTGAAACTGCTGCCGCAACTGCATGAACGGCAATACCACCGGCTAAAACACCAGCCGCCACTTTTCCAAAGTCATCTGCAAAGCCTTCTTCTTCAATTCCAGGAATATTGGTTCCTCTTTTGTAGAATGGTCCTGCATCCCAGAACCCAGCTTCACTACAACCAATACAACCATGACCTGATTGAATTGGATAACTTACGCCGTTATTCCATTTTATAGTGCCACATGCGTTATACGTAGTAGGCCCTTTACATCCTAATTTATACAGACAATACCCTTCTTTGGCATTTTGATCATCAAACGTTTCCGCAAAAAGTCCCGCATTGTAATAAGGACGTCTGTAACAACTGTCATGAACACGTTTTGCATAAAATGCTTTTGGCCTTCCTAATCTATCCAATTCTGGTAGTCTGCCAAAAGTTACCAGATGAACAATAACTCCAGCCATTACTTCTCCAATAGGAGGACAACCCGGAACTCTAATAATTGGTTTGTTTTTAATAATCTTATGAATTGGAGTAGCATTTGTGGGATTTGGCCTTGCCGATTGTACACATCCATTAGATGCACAACTTCCCCATGCAATAATTGCCTTGGCGCCCTCTGCTGCTTCAATTAATAAATCTTTTGCCGATCTACCAGCTATACAGCAATAGTTACCATCATCGCCCAGTGGCACAGAACCTTCAACACAAAGGATATACTCGCCTTTATGGTTTTTCATGGTAGCGTGTTTTGCAGCTTCTGCTTGATGTCCTGATGCAGCCATTAAGGTTTGCGTATAATCCAATGAAATTTTATCCAGAATTATATCGGACACAATAGGATGGTCTGATCTAATAAACGACTCACTACAACAAGTGCATTCCTGGAAATGTTCCCAAATTACAGGGAGACGTTTGGTGGTCTCAAGAGCTTTAGCGACTTGTCCAATCATTGTAGATTCCAATCCCATGAATGCAGCTATAAAAGCCGAAAATTTCATAAAATCCCTACGACTGTAACCTTGTTCTCTTATGCTCTCATAATACGTGGGGCTTAGGTCTCTTTTTTTATTCATAATAATAAATATATTAATAAAGGAATATAGATGGCCATTAGCCATTTTACCGACAGTTCTAAAGTTATTGAATCATTTGTACTCGAAAAATGATATATATCATGTTTTTGAGTCGTGTTTATTTATATTTTTATATGTTCTTTTATTTATAACAATTTATGCACGAACTATCTATAGCCTTAGGAATTGTAAGAATTGCTGAAAATGAAACAAAAAAAGCAAATGCAAAAAAAGTTGAAAAAATAGAGCTTGAAATTGGTACTCTTGCGGGAATAGAATTTGATTCTTTAGATTTTGTTTGGTCTTCTGCTGTGAAGGATACGGTCTTGGAAAATGCCATTAAAAAAATTAATGTTATTTATGGCGAAGCAAAATGCTTTGATTGTGATACAAGCTTTAAATTAGATAATATTTATGATGCCTGCCCAAACTGTAAAAGTTATTTAAAAGGCATTATAAAAGGCAAAGAATTATTAGTGAAATTTTTAGAGGTTTCTTAAAATGATTATCAATGCCATATTTTAAAGACACTGTACCAATTAACCAACTTTAAGAAAATAAAAACTATTAGTATTATGTGCGGAACATGTGGTTGTGGATCAGGAGCGGATGGGGTATCCATTCAAAATCCAAAGGAAATAAAAACTAACGAACATCATCACCATCAACATGATGGACATACGCATCATCATGGTCATTCACACGATCACCATGACAACCATTCTCACGGTCATGACCATCATCATCATAAAATGGTTATCGATTTGGAGCAGGATATTTTGCAGCAAAACGACATAATGGCCGCAAGAAACAAAGGCTATTTTGAGGCAAAAAATATTTTCGCTTTGAATTTAGTTAGCTCCCCAGGATCTGGGAAAACTTCTATTTTGGAAAAAACGTTATCAGATTTAAAAGATGAGATTCCTTTTTATGTTATTGAAGGCGATCAACAAACCCTTAATGATGCAAATAGAATTGATGCTTTAGATATTCCTGTTGTCCAAATAAATACTGGAAAAGGATGCCATTTAGAAAGTGATATGGTTTATAAAGCTGTTAAGCAGTTAAACATAACTGATAATTCTATACTAATGATTGAAAATGTTGGGAATTTGGTTTGTCCATCCATGTTCAATTTGGGAGAATCAAAGCGCGTAGTGATTATTAGTACTACCGAAGGTGAAGATAAGCCCATCAAATATCCCGATATGTTTCACTCGTCTGATATTTGCATCATAAATAAGATAGATTTGTTACCCTATGTAAACATCAACATGAATAAATTAAAAGAATACGCTTTACAAGTGAATCCGGATTTACAATTCTTTGAAGTCTCTGCTACAACCGGAGAAGGCATGACAAAGTGGTATGACTGGTTAAAAACCCAAAAACCCTAATTCGTAATCCAAAATATTATGTGTCTATCAATACCAGGGAAATTAATCGAAATTACAGCACAACTTGATGAAACTTTTAGAACAGGAAAAGTCTCTTTTGATGGTGTGGTTAAAGAAGTAAGCTTAACTCTTGTTCCAGAAGCAAATATTGGCGATTACGTCATGGTACATGTTGGTGCGGCTATAAGCGTAGTTGATGAGGAAGAAGCAAAAAAAACTTTTCAGATTTTAAAACAACTCGGTGAACTTCATGAATTGAATGAAGGCGAAGCGTAATACCATAATTATTTCAGGACTGTGCATATGACACACATCCTTGATTTCTAAACTATATTCAATAAAAAAAGTAACCTTAATAATCCTATTAATATCTACTGCATTAAATGCTCAAATTGGAAATACATTCGAATCTGCTACTCTATATTTAAGAAATAACGAAGTTTTAAAAGGAGAGGCAAGAATACTTAAAGACGGAACAATTAAATTTAGAAAAAAAAAGAAAGAGAAAAAAATAATTTACACTTACCGAAAAGTCAAAAAAATAGAAATATACGAAGACGGAGTTAATGAATGTTATAAGTATAAATTTATTGCAGGAAAGATACCTAAATTAATGAAAGTAATTAGAGAATATCCTGGACGAATCAATTTATTCGTAATTGAATACCATAATAATAATTCTGGAGCTTTTAATACTGGACAAACATCATAAATAATGACTCCCGCAGGAAAAACAAATGTAGTTACTAATACAGGATCAATTATGAATTCTGGAGTAGCATTAGGTGTAGTAAATGAATATTATGTCAATAAAGGCAGTGGACATGAAGTAATTAAAATAGGTAATGACCATCCTGTTTTCGGAAAACGCCATTTCAAAAAAAACGTTAATGAATTCTTTAAAGATTGCCCAGAAATTATAAGGAAAGTAAAGGAAAATGAATTTCGCAGAAGAGAAATGGTTTCTATTGTAGATTTTTATAATGAAAATTGTGCTTCCAAATAAACTGTTTCCAATAACTAAGTCTTCGTGTGGCATGAAATGCCCAACATGGAGACCGTGTTGACTGAACTGGGTTAGTATGCTGTTAGTGTCAACATCCAAAATTTTCTTTTAGGAATTTTAGTACTGTCGCGCTTATAATTAACTGTAAATGAACAACCCCAAAGCAGAGTTTCGAGGTATCTACTTAGCCAAACAAACTTAGTTGACTTTTATGGTAACTCTTGTATTCTTTCGTGTCATCCCCTTGATTACTGATATACTTCTGGATTACTTCTTCATTCGCATACTGTCCAACTGTATTTACATAATATCCACTGCTCCAAAATTGACCTCCCCATAACTGCTGTTTAACTTCTGGATGTAGTCGAAAAAGCTCTTTGGCTGTAATACTCTTTATTGTTTGATCTATCTTTTTTACCGATAACATTGGAACACTTTGAAGTAAAAAATGAACATGATTCTCATCTGAACCAATCTCTAAAAACTCTATTCCAAATCGCTTTTCATTATTTATACATACCTCGACCAAACTCAACTCTACATTCTCAGAAAGTATACTCCTACGATATTTTATAGCGCAAACTAAATGATATAGTAACAAGCTCTTATTGTGCCTCTTATGAATATGCTAACTCATAAGACAAATATAATCACTTAGTTACCATACCCCGAAGCAGAGCTTCGAGGTATTCTCTTGATTAAACAAGTTAAGTTATTCTTTGATTTTTTAGTAACTATTCAGTGGAAATTCACTGGTTATCAACAAATTCGTGTTGTACTCTTCTTGTTTTTCGAAAATCATTGGTTCTATTGACATTGATTGATAAGTCAATGATAGTATCACAATGAAACATCCTCAACTATTTTGATTACCGAAGCGCCAATGCATCAGTAGAATTTTTTAATGCCAAAATAAAAGCCTTTAGGGCAGAATTCAGAGAGGTTAGAAACGTGGATTTTTTCCTCTTTAGACTTACATCAATTTTTGTGTAATCCTAAAACCCCACAAGCTTTATCCTTAAACCCTTTTTCACATTCTTATGATATTGATGAAAATGCAAAAACCTGTAAGTCACAAGGTTACCAAGTTTTTGCTACTAATTGATTTGTTTAAAAGTCGGGGTAGCAGGAAGTATGCCTTAACCCTTATATCTATAATAATCAAAAAATTACATGTTATTAATTACTCTTGGTAACCGAATAGGTAACTTATTTGATAGGAACTTTTGTTACATTTTACCTTTTATTTAGTCGAGCCTTAAAAAAGAGGTTTCATTTTTCCAGTTACATCATTTTGTAATAGAATAAATTTTGATGCGCTTATTATAATTTGGGTATTGATTTTAGAAATAAGCCAAAGAGCTTCTGCTTTGAGTTTCTTCATTAATTTCTTGAAGTTAAACCCAGCAGCAGCCATTATAAAATTAATAGTATCTCCAATTTGTCCTTTAAGGAAGTTCCTAGCAGCCCTATGGTCAGATTTCAGGTGACCAATAATAGGTTCAATCGCAGCTCGTCTGCTAAAGTGTTTTCTTTTTTTCCGTTTTTGGTATTCGCTGTCTTTTTTCAATGGTGGTTTAGGGATGTTGATTTGGGTATTAGCAATCATTTGTTTGCCTTTATAACCTCTGTCCACGGTAGCTGTCTTTGGTGATTTACCTGTAAGATATTTGGTTTGTTCAATACATCCACCAAAGTATGGCCATCATATACATTTGTGCTAAAGGTCATTGCCCCTACAATAACACCTGTCTTTTGAGTGAGTACTACCGATGCTTTGCAACCATACTCATATTTTTTGTGAGCTTTTCCTTTACTCATGCAATAGGCCTCTGGTTCGTGAAGACTATAAATTTTGTTTTTAGTGTGTTTCTCTTGAGCAAGTACTTTTTTATAAAGTTCTAATTCACTACTGTAAATACCTTGTGGTAATTTGCGTTCTAATTCTCTAACCAAACGCCCTGCTATGGTTTTGAGTTTTCGCTTGGCTGCATTGGCTTTTTTTCTGCGTTTGGGGTGGTTGCCATTATAGGTATCCCTGACCAATTGCTTACTTGTACGTTTATAACTTCGTCTTAGTGCTATGTTTGATTTTTTAGCTTGTTTTACACACTTGTCAATGATCTTTTTGTGTAGTTTGGCATCTGTTGGATAGCTAATATTCTTTTCTTGTGCTGTACTATCAATACTGACATGTTTATCGTTTCCGTCTTTACCGTGTTTATCTATGGAGTGTTTTAATATTTTTTCTATGCCCTGTTCGCCTATACGATGACGAAAATGAACCAGATCACTTGCAGCACAGGGCTGTCCCCATTGTTGAACGGAATTGCCTGAAAAATATTGAAAATAGACATTCATCTCCCAATGTTCTTCCACTAGTTTCTCATCGGAGAGATTGTAGACAGTTTTTAAAATCAACAAGGAGGTCATTAACCTTATACTGTGGGCTGGACGACCTTTATTGGAATAGAATTTTTTGAATTCAGCCTCAAAATAATCCCAATCTATAGTATGTGATAGCAAGTAAAGCTCATGGTTGGGATTTAATTGCTCTTTTAATGTGGGAGCTAAAAAATGTAATTGGTTTTTTGATTCTTTTTTTGCACGCATTTGACAAGGTTTTATACAGAAAGATACTAAAACCTTGTCTTTTTTGAAAAGTTATTTAAGCTTTATTTAATCGCAATCAACTGATAAATAAATTGTTAAATGATTTATAAGGGTTGACTATTTAGGTGTGATAAATATATAATAGTATTAATTATTTTACAAGAGTAATCAGGGCTAATATTAAATGTAAATAGAAAAGGGCATTTTCAATAATTAATTTCTAATGTCATTAATTAAACAAATAACCTTTTTCACTTCTAGTTCTAACTTTTCATAGTCTTTACTGGCTATAATATCTTTTGAGATTAATTGAGAGCCCATGCCAACACAGGTAACGCCAGCATCAAACCAGCCTTTTAGGTTTTCCTCTGTAGGCGAAACTCCTCCTGTGGGCATAATGCTTGTCCATGGTTGTGGCCCTTTAATGCCTTTTACAAACTTTGGCCCGTACAGGTCGCCTGGAAATAATTTGACGATCTCACAGCCTAATTCCTCGGCTCTTGCTATTTCAGTTAAACTACCACAGCCCGGAGACCATAATACTTTTCTACGGTTACAAGCAATAGCAATATCTTCCCTTAATACAGGGGTCACGATGAAGTTTGCTCCCAAGGCCATGTACAAAGATGCAGCTGCTCCGTCTGTTACCGAGCCTACGCCCATGATCATTCCTGGTAATTCTTTAATGGCATACTTGGTGAGTTCTCCAAAAATTTCATGAGCGAAATCACCACGTGCCGTGAACTCCATTAAACGTGCCCCACCGTCATAACAGGCTTTTAAAACATTTTTGCTCAGTTCTATATCACTATGGAAAAACAAAGGGATCATCCCTATATCTTTCATAGTTTGCGCCACTTCCATTCTTGTAAATTGTGCCATTTTTCTAATTGTTTAATCGTTGATTTGTGTAGTTGTTGAACTGTTAAACCCATAAACGATCCAACAGATCAACAATTAAACATATATTATCTTGCTACGCGTCCTGAGGCGTCCCCACCCATTAATTTTTCTACTTCATCAACTGTAACTAAGTTTGCATCGCCTTTAATGGTATGTTTTAAACAGGATGCAGCAACTGCAAAATCCAATGCGTTTTGGTCGTCTTCTGGGTATTTTAACAAGCCATAGATCAAACCGCCCATAAACGAATCGCCACCACCTACTCTATCGACGATATCCGTTATTTGGTATTGGCGCGTTTCGTACATTTTTTTACCGTCGTATAAAACGCCTGCCCAAGTGTTGTGCGATGCAGAGATAGAGCCACGAAGTGTCGTAATCACTTTTTTGGCCCTTGGGAATTTTTCCATCATTTGCTTGCAGACCGATAAGAATGCTTCGGCTTTTACCTCGTGGCCATGTTTGTGAACATCTAAACCTTCTGGATGGATCCCGAAATGCTTTTCGGCATCTTCTTCATTTCCTAAAATAATATCACAATAGGAAGTTAGTTCAGTCATTATTTTTTCTCTATGTTTTTCATCACAAAAAGCCCATAGCTTTGCTCTATAGTTTAAGTCTGTGGAAATGGTAATGCCTTTTGCACTCGCCGCTTTTACAGCTTCTAAACAAACATCGGCAGCACCTTGAGAGATCGCAGGAGTAATACCTGTCCAATGAAACCATTCTACACCTTCAAATACAGCATCCCAATCTATCATGCCCGATCCAATTTCTGCTATTGCAGAATGGGCCCTATCATATACCACTTTACTGCCTCTGGAAACAGCTCCTGTCTCTAAAAAATATATTCCCAAGCGGTCGCCTCCCCAAACTATCTTATCCACTCCAACACCACGTTTGCGCATTTCCATCATAGCACATTCGCCAATATCATTCTTTGGTAAGCGCGTTACAAAATCAACATCAACGCCATAATTTGCAAGTGAAACTGCTACATTTGACTCGCCACCTCCATAAATAACATCAAAATTATTTGCTTGTGAAAATCTCAAAAATCCTTGCGGAGCTAATCTTAACATGATCTCTCCGAATGTGACTACTTTACTCATTTCAATATGTCTTATTTAATATTACTTTATTCAGAATTAATTTTTACAACTTCTTCAAACAAAAATTACCTGTTAAATCTGCCTGATGTATTACCCTCTAAAATGTTCATTACTTCATTTACAGAAGAAAAGTTTACATCACCTTCATAGGTATGTTTTAGGGCACTAGCTGCGGCTCCAAATTCCATAGCTTT encodes the following:
- a CDS encoding hydrogenase maturation nickel metallochaperone HypA/HybF — translated: MHELSIALGIVRIAENETKKANAKKVEKIELEIGTLAGIEFDSLDFVWSSAVKDTVLENAIKKINVIYGEAKCFDCDTSFKLDNIYDACPNCKSYLKGIIKGKELLVKFLEVS
- the hypF gene encoding carbamoyltransferase HypF, whose product is MAKTYKIIVSGQVQGVGFRPYVYNLAKIFSLAGTVSNNEDGVIIYITGELQNVRGFYNELINKPPPVSKINSKTMEEVPIQEFTGFQIIPSSKDGQVNLPLTPDFAICEDCQKEIADIKNRRYKYAFTTCVNCGPRWSITKTFPFERPHTSIDDFPMCKSCNEEYMNPANRRFHSQNNTCHECGITFEFIDNNGGKIKSNNIFFTISKLLSEGKIIAIKNTSGYLLCCNAEDDFVVKKLRKLKNRPNKPFAVLYPSLALLKKEIKLKPKAIKALTSTERPITIISVSNYKGNIALQAVAPGLNQLGVMLPYTGILQLLANQLDFPIVATSGNIHGSPIISHKKDVEVKLKNVADYFLHHNLEIRHPQDDSVLKISNKYSLECLFRRSRGYAPNYLDIEIKSNEKILALGSDLKNSIAFCPNEHLYVGQYVGNLENCDVYNRFVKEINAFINIFEQKPEVILVDKHPNYQSTQHGIELSKNWKTKLYQVQHHKAHFAAVLGEYNLFEDDNVLGVVWDGTGFGDDGNIWGGEFFKYNSKDIERLTHFEYFNWISGDKMSKEPRLSLFSLADESFNDLLNSKFSSEALQVLTTIKKKNKLKTSSVGRLFDAVSSLLNICDFNSYEGEAAMLLENNLVDYNLERCINYCKRFSGKTIPTSQILKGVQSDLRKGIETEQITANFLFTLASIIYMVAENSNSSKICLNGGVFQNTTLMDMLIELNDNKYKLYFNRNLTPNDENIAFGQIMYYLNCENKENF
- the cybH gene encoding Ni/Fe-hydrogenase, b-type cytochrome subunit, translated to MKTYNFKRVMVWELPVRIFHWLNVFAVIVLTITGFIIADPPAIISSSQEATNTHYFGYVRFIHFVSAYVFLFVMIMRIYWLFVGNRFASWRAFWPFRKAFWRNFSHVLKMDIFLQNEKVEDVTKISIGHNSIAKISYIAMFFIAILMIITGFGLYADMSSWWLPKSFKWVVPFFGGDYLVRTIHHVCMWLFIFFAMVHVYLVMYHDWLEGRGEVSSMVGGYKFVREDRLREEDKVKDIDTL
- a CDS encoding hydrogenase maturation protease, yielding MKERTPVAISSDAYFFEKDKSNSILVLGVGNYLMGDEGIGVHTMQEMSKLDLPEYVDILDGGTGGFLLLNCFEAYKTIIFVDATMDGKPEGTITKLRPKFAADFPKALSVHDVGLKDMIEAVYLMEHVPDIHLFTVSVEQINPMTIDLNVKVKEALPMLITNILSLCKELHNKKS
- the hypB gene encoding hydrogenase nickel incorporation protein HypB, with product MCGTCGCGSGADGVSIQNPKEIKTNEHHHHQHDGHTHHHGHSHDHHDNHSHGHDHHHHKMVIDLEQDILQQNDIMAARNKGYFEAKNIFALNLVSSPGSGKTSILEKTLSDLKDEIPFYVIEGDQQTLNDANRIDALDIPVVQINTGKGCHLESDMVYKAVKQLNITDNSILMIENVGNLVCPSMFNLGESKRVVIISTTEGEDKPIKYPDMFHSSDICIINKIDLLPYVNINMNKLKEYALQVNPDLQFFEVSATTGEGMTKWYDWLKTQKP
- a CDS encoding hydrogenase small subunit; amino-acid sequence: MNKKRDLSPTYYESIREQGYSRRDFMKFSAFIAAFMGLESTMIGQVAKALETTKRLPVIWEHFQECTCCSESFIRSDHPIVSDIILDKISLDYTQTLMAASGHQAEAAKHATMKNHKGEYILCVEGSVPLGDDGNYCCIAGRSAKDLLIEAAEGAKAIIAWGSCASNGCVQSARPNPTNATPIHKIIKNKPIIRVPGCPPIGEVMAGVIVHLVTFGRLPELDRLGRPKAFYAKRVHDSCYRRPYYNAGLFAETFDDQNAKEGYCLYKLGCKGPTTYNACGTIKWNNGVSYPIQSGHGCIGCSEAGFWDAGPFYKRGTNIPGIEEEGFADDFGKVAAGVLAGGIAVHAVAAAVSKRKEVASRIKRGKSNEAHIES
- a CDS encoding nickel-dependent hydrogenase large subunit, which produces MANRIVVDPITRIEGHLRIEAEIKDGKIVDAFSSSTMVRGIEEIVKGRDPRDVWAFVQRTCGVCTTVHALASVRSVEDALEIQVPPNAEMVRNIMAGTLYMHDHVVHFYHLHALDWVDVVNALKADPKKTSEIAQSISSWPKSSPGYFSDIKKRITKFVESGQLGIFANGYWGHKQMKLPPEVNLLAVAHYLEALEWQKEIVKVHTIFGGKNPHPNYLVGGMACAINTENPGGINAERLAMVGKLIKEGKQFIDQVYIPDLLAIASFYKDWGAIGKGFGNYMSYGDFPTNGYSDMSSFKFPQGVILNRDLSKVHDVDHRGDQIEEFVNNSWYENYAEGQDKGRHPWEGETKIKYSGPKPPYDFLNVEEKYSFIKTPRWKGLPMEVGPLARLLVGYGRGNKEIQEAVNAALAHLDVPVDALFSTLGRTAARGIESQLVANWTQEFYDTLINNIKNGDERMANTENWEPSSWPDEAKGVGFMEAPRGALAHWIKIKEGKTENYQLVVPSTWNASPRDPKGQRSAYESALIGTPVEDPELPLEIIRTIHSFDPCLACAVHLYDEHGKHISQVQNISSCDV